The following proteins are encoded in a genomic region of Haloarcula marina:
- a CDS encoding MFS transporter: MSDAGRRRGLAIVLAVVFLDLLGFGIVIPILPFYTRSFPGGTEFVIGLLAASYSAMQFVFAPLLGSLSDRAGRRPVLVLSLCGSVLAWTVFGLADALWVLFASRMLAGAMGGNLSTAQAYVADVTPPERRAAALGFVGAAFGLGFIFGPGLGAVLSFDATVAAVDAALPAAVPITRFSLPSFAAAFASLCGVVVALLFLPESRTVGPAETATDRPSATAQLLAAVRAPGLRELLGAFFLVSFAFSGVQIMFIPYVADIYGYTAAQSALLLTYIGVLAVLTQGILVGRLTARYAPIPLSLAGTALLVLSVGLLPFSKSLGALFPDLTAVAPFLTSDLLGLLAVLTLLPVGNGVLSVTLTALVSQRASADVQGSAFGITQGAGSLARTVGPPVMGGLYAVVGYWSPFVVGSLLLLPVAALVARLGPTEDPPEPRPADPGHVR; the protein is encoded by the coding sequence ATGTCCGACGCTGGCCGCCGTCGCGGCCTCGCTATCGTCCTCGCCGTCGTCTTCCTCGACTTGCTGGGGTTCGGTATCGTCATCCCCATCCTCCCGTTCTACACGCGGTCGTTTCCCGGCGGGACCGAGTTCGTCATCGGCCTGCTGGCGGCCTCGTACTCGGCGATGCAGTTCGTCTTCGCGCCGCTGTTGGGGTCGCTCTCGGACCGGGCGGGCCGACGCCCCGTCCTCGTCCTCTCGCTCTGTGGGTCCGTCCTCGCGTGGACCGTCTTCGGCCTGGCCGACGCGCTCTGGGTGCTGTTCGCCTCGCGGATGCTCGCGGGCGCGATGGGCGGGAACCTCTCGACGGCCCAGGCGTACGTCGCGGACGTGACGCCGCCGGAGCGCCGGGCCGCCGCGCTCGGATTCGTCGGCGCGGCGTTCGGGCTCGGTTTCATCTTCGGGCCGGGTCTCGGGGCCGTCCTCTCGTTCGACGCCACCGTCGCCGCCGTCGACGCGGCGCTCCCGGCGGCCGTCCCGATAACGCGCTTCTCGCTCCCGAGTTTCGCCGCCGCGTTCGCCAGCCTCTGTGGCGTCGTCGTGGCGCTCCTCTTTCTCCCGGAATCCCGGACCGTCGGCCCTGCGGAGACGGCGACCGACCGCCCCTCGGCGACGGCGCAACTGCTGGCCGCCGTCCGCGCGCCGGGCCTGCGGGAACTGCTCGGCGCGTTCTTCCTCGTCTCCTTCGCGTTCTCCGGCGTCCAGATAATGTTCATCCCCTACGTCGCGGACATCTACGGCTACACGGCCGCCCAGAGCGCGCTCCTGTTGACCTATATCGGTGTCCTCGCCGTCCTCACGCAAGGAATCCTCGTCGGTCGGTTGACCGCGCGCTACGCGCCGATACCGCTCTCGCTCGCCGGGACCGCCCTGCTCGTCCTCAGTGTGGGCCTGCTCCCGTTCTCGAAGTCCCTCGGAGCGCTGTTTCCGGACCTCACCGCCGTCGCCCCGTTCCTGACGAGCGACCTGCTGGGGTTGCTGGCCGTCCTGACCCTGCTCCCGGTCGGCAACGGCGTCCTCTCGGTGACGCTGACGGCGCTCGTCTCCCAGCGCGCCAGCGCCGACGTGCAGGGGAGCGCCTTCGGCATCACGCAGGGAGCGGGAAGCCTCGCCCGCACGGTCGGTCCGCCGGTGATGGGCGGCCTCTACGCCGTCGTCGGCTACTGGTCGCCGTTCGTCGTCGGCAGTCTCCTGTTGCTCCCGGTCGCCGCCCTCGTCGCCCGCCTCGGCCCGACGGAGGACCCACCGGAACCGCGCCCGGCGGACCCGGGCCACGTCAGATAG
- a CDS encoding radical SAM protein, with protein sequence MISEGCEQCAKGGKMVLFVYGYCDQRDCFYCPLGENRKNVTQMYANERPVESDSDVIEEAKRMSALGTSITGGEPQEALDRTCHYLELLKDEFGEDHHTHLYTGITGGRENMRRLSEAGLDEIRFHPPLELWGDLHGTEWEDILYIAREEGLTPAFEIPGIRAEEEFLEFLDEGAADFCNINEFEMSDGNYRRMQEEGFELKEDHMSAVEGSHDILERMGDHEKVYFCTSVFKDAAQHRSRLKRMARNIRREFDDVTEDGTLVYGKAWVGEERLVELGVPEEFYAVKSDHVELAWWLLEEMVEEGDVPKGELVEQYPTYDGTVVERTPLSGGTSGGRVTADD encoded by the coding sequence ATGATTTCCGAGGGCTGCGAACAGTGCGCCAAGGGCGGCAAGATGGTGCTGTTCGTCTACGGCTACTGCGACCAGCGAGACTGCTTCTACTGTCCCCTCGGAGAGAACCGCAAGAACGTCACCCAGATGTACGCCAACGAGCGCCCCGTCGAGTCCGATTCGGACGTCATCGAGGAGGCCAAACGGATGAGCGCGCTCGGCACGTCCATCACGGGCGGCGAACCACAGGAGGCCTTAGACCGGACCTGTCACTATCTGGAACTGCTGAAAGACGAGTTCGGCGAGGACCACCACACGCACCTCTACACCGGTATCACCGGCGGCCGCGAGAACATGCGACGGCTCAGCGAGGCCGGACTCGACGAGATTCGGTTCCACCCGCCGCTGGAGCTGTGGGGTGACCTCCACGGCACGGAGTGGGAGGACATCCTCTACATCGCCCGCGAGGAGGGGCTGACCCCCGCCTTCGAGATTCCGGGCATTCGCGCCGAGGAGGAGTTTCTGGAGTTCTTGGACGAAGGCGCGGCCGACTTCTGTAACATCAACGAGTTCGAGATGTCCGACGGGAACTACCGCCGGATGCAGGAGGAGGGCTTCGAACTCAAAGAGGACCACATGAGCGCCGTCGAAGGCTCCCACGACATCCTCGAACGGATGGGCGACCACGAGAAGGTGTACTTCTGTACGAGCGTGTTCAAGGACGCCGCCCAGCACCGCTCGCGCCTGAAGCGGATGGCCCGCAACATCCGCCGGGAGTTCGACGACGTGACCGAGGACGGCACGCTCGTCTACGGGAAGGCGTGGGTCGGCGAGGAGCGACTCGTCGAACTCGGCGTCCCCGAGGAGTTCTACGCGGTCAAGTCCGACCACGTCGAACTGGCGTGGTGGCTCTTAGAGGAGATGGTCGAGGAGGGCGACGTACCCAAGGGCGAACTCGTCGAGCAGTACCCGACCTACGACGGGACGGTGGTCGAGCGGACGCCGCTGTCTGGCGGGACGAGTGGTGGACGCGTCACGGCCGACGACTGA
- a CDS encoding DUF7347 domain-containing protein: MPATSMVATLHVAAMTDVGLAEAADPDEAFAALSNGTRVDILRALSEADDHTATFSELRDAVVVGLLTAPLAIAAALAVVALAVGSLARPGRTALSSRLRDGLVADRSEATETTPPAQGSR, encoded by the coding sequence GTGCCCGCCACCTCTATGGTCGCCACGCTCCACGTAGCGGCCATGACCGACGTGGGACTGGCCGAGGCCGCCGACCCCGACGAGGCGTTCGCTGCCCTCTCGAACGGGACTCGGGTCGACATCCTCAGAGCGCTGTCGGAGGCCGACGACCACACGGCGACGTTCTCCGAGTTGCGCGACGCCGTCGTCGTCGGCCTCCTGACCGCCCCGCTCGCTATCGCCGCGGCGCTCGCAGTCGTCGCCCTCGCCGTCGGCAGTCTCGCCCGACCGGGACGCACGGCGCTGTCGTCCCGTCTGCGAGACGGTCTGGTGGCCGACCGGTCGGAGGCGACGGAGACAACGCCGCCAGCGCAGGGGTCACGCTAA
- a CDS encoding DUF1109 domain-containing protein: MNFDIDSGKLLYALGVVFAAAALVYFVRDVVFGLSITVKAVLLFVAFVVFFLGGVSVDRDVLDVVSFALAGVAYVVFVGYVVLRYAPDESRIFMLLAISAGLFVTLGYLLRERNLEISGRTATAVVVALLLLSTVLVGADALGGDVTYDLQTESSVTVDPAGDGPPGGYVERQLPVGTLTATNDFVFTRALSFPQLRGCLVGVEDVPHNDVWVAYEFPSYERPSTIAGGTTRSFAVEASIPVDVNATESRTYAIERGSDCTVERASPTLLLSVEDESRRD, translated from the coding sequence ATGAACTTCGACATCGACAGCGGCAAACTGCTGTACGCGCTGGGCGTGGTCTTCGCCGCGGCCGCGCTGGTGTACTTCGTCCGCGACGTGGTGTTCGGCCTCTCGATTACGGTGAAAGCTGTCCTGCTGTTCGTCGCCTTCGTCGTGTTCTTCCTCGGCGGCGTCAGCGTCGACCGGGACGTGTTGGACGTGGTGTCGTTCGCACTCGCCGGAGTAGCGTACGTCGTCTTCGTGGGCTACGTCGTCCTGCGGTACGCCCCCGACGAGAGTCGAATATTCATGTTACTCGCCATCTCGGCGGGCCTGTTCGTCACGCTGGGATACCTTCTGCGCGAGCGAAATCTGGAAATTTCCGGGCGGACGGCTACCGCCGTCGTCGTCGCTCTGCTCCTCCTCAGCACCGTGTTGGTCGGGGCCGACGCCCTCGGTGGCGACGTGACCTACGACCTCCAGACGGAGTCCTCGGTGACCGTCGACCCCGCGGGCGACGGGCCGCCGGGCGGATACGTCGAGCGGCAACTGCCGGTCGGGACGCTGACCGCCACGAACGACTTCGTGTTCACGCGGGCACTGTCGTTCCCGCAGTTACGCGGGTGTCTCGTCGGCGTCGAGGACGTGCCCCACAACGACGTGTGGGTGGCCTACGAGTTCCCGAGCTACGAGCGCCCGAGTACCATCGCCGGTGGGACGACCCGGTCGTTCGCCGTCGAGGCGAGCATCCCCGTCGACGTCAACGCGACCGAATCGCGGACCTACGCCATCGAGCGCGGGAGCGACTGTACGGTCGAGCGGGCGTCGCCGACCCTGCTTCTCTCCGTCGAGGACGAGTCGCGCCGGGACTAG
- a CDS encoding DUF7577 domain-containing protein codes for MALSQLELALRVALGLFVIVAPTLLFLALWRGLEAMRDDELIERAQQRAQRMEGSGSEWRLDATAVTAAVTGDDPVPEGTVACPSCGVRNRSDVTYCQQCLNKLGGG; via the coding sequence ATGGCACTCAGCCAGCTGGAGCTGGCTCTCAGGGTCGCTTTGGGGCTGTTCGTCATCGTCGCGCCGACGCTGCTGTTCCTGGCCCTCTGGCGCGGCCTGGAAGCGATGCGGGACGACGAACTCATCGAGCGCGCCCAACAGCGCGCACAGCGGATGGAGGGCTCGGGGTCGGAGTGGCGACTCGACGCGACGGCGGTCACGGCGGCGGTGACCGGCGACGACCCGGTTCCCGAGGGAACGGTCGCCTGTCCCAGTTGCGGGGTGCGCAACCGCTCGGACGTGACCTACTGCCAGCAGTGTCTCAACAAACTCGGGGGCGGCTGA
- a CDS encoding YccF domain-containing protein: MSDQPSLLVRAVWFLLVGWWLTGLWLSVAWLLNVTIIGIPLGIKMINKVPLVLSLKRRDPLVEEDGGTQHSLLIRAVWFLLVGWWASGIWMGVAYTLTLTIVGIPLAIWMYNQLPYVVSLYNY; this comes from the coding sequence ATGAGCGATCAACCCTCCCTGCTGGTCCGCGCGGTGTGGTTCCTCCTCGTTGGCTGGTGGCTGACCGGCCTGTGGCTCTCGGTGGCGTGGCTCTTGAACGTCACCATCATCGGCATCCCGCTTGGAATCAAGATGATAAACAAGGTGCCGCTGGTCCTCTCGTTGAAGCGTCGGGACCCCCTCGTCGAGGAAGACGGCGGCACACAGCACTCCCTGCTGATACGGGCGGTGTGGTTCCTGCTGGTCGGCTGGTGGGCCAGCGGCATCTGGATGGGCGTCGCCTACACGCTGACGCTGACCATCGTCGGCATCCCCCTCGCAATCTGGATGTACAACCAACTCCCCTACGTCGTCTCGCTGTACAACTACTGA
- a CDS encoding aminopeptidase: MDPRIREHAEVIVDHSIDLSEGDDIVIDAHPVSEDLVVALHELAADRGANPLVVQERLGERYQRAFLRNREEFETPGHLEALYEAMDAYIAIRGSANVTETSDVDPETTAAFQQAQQPLLSERLSKTWCLTQYPAPANAQLAQMSTEGYENFVWDAVNKDWDAVREHQSQMVDILDPADEVRIVSGDTTDVTMSIAGNPTLNDYGEKNLPGGEVFTAPVADSVEGEVLFDKPLYHQGREVTDVFLRFENGEVVDHSAGKNEALLTEVLETDEGASRLGELGIGMNRDIDRFTYNMLFDEKMGDTVHMAVGRAYEDTVGDENERNESAVHVDMIVDMSEDSYIEVDGEVVQRDGTFVFEE, from the coding sequence ATGGACCCGCGTATCCGCGAACACGCAGAAGTCATCGTCGACCACTCCATCGACCTGAGCGAGGGCGACGACATCGTCATCGACGCCCACCCCGTCTCCGAGGACCTCGTCGTCGCGCTCCACGAACTGGCCGCCGACCGCGGCGCGAACCCCCTCGTCGTCCAGGAACGCCTCGGCGAGCGCTATCAGCGCGCGTTCCTCCGCAACCGCGAGGAGTTCGAGACGCCCGGCCACCTCGAAGCGCTGTACGAGGCGATGGACGCCTACATCGCCATCCGCGGCAGCGCCAACGTCACCGAGACCAGCGACGTCGACCCCGAGACGACCGCCGCGTTCCAGCAGGCCCAGCAACCGCTCCTCTCGGAACGCCTCTCGAAGACGTGGTGTCTCACCCAGTACCCCGCACCCGCGAACGCCCAACTCGCCCAGATGTCCACCGAGGGCTACGAGAACTTCGTCTGGGACGCCGTGAACAAGGACTGGGACGCCGTGCGAGAACACCAGTCCCAGATGGTCGACATCCTCGACCCGGCCGACGAGGTGCGCATCGTCTCGGGCGACACCACGGACGTGACCATGTCAATCGCCGGGAACCCGACGCTGAACGACTACGGCGAGAAGAACCTTCCCGGCGGCGAGGTGTTCACCGCACCCGTCGCCGACAGCGTGGAGGGCGAGGTGCTGTTCGACAAACCGCTGTATCACCAGGGCCGCGAGGTCACCGACGTGTTCCTCCGCTTCGAGAACGGCGAGGTCGTCGACCACAGCGCCGGAAAGAACGAGGCCCTGCTGACGGAGGTCTTAGAGACCGACGAGGGCGCGAGTCGCCTCGGCGAACTCGGCATCGGCATGAACCGCGACATCGACCGCTTCACGTACAACATGCTGTTCGACGAGAAGATGGGCGACACCGTCCACATGGCGGTCGGCCGCGCCTACGAGGACACCGTCGGCGACGAGAACGAGCGCAACGAGTCGGCCGTCCACGTCGACATGATAGTCGACATGAGCGAGGACAGCTACATCGAAGTGGACGGCGAAGTGGTCCAGCGGGACGGGACGTTCGTGTTCGAGGAATAG
- a CDS encoding ArsR/SmtB family transcription factor, whose protein sequence is MSLLPSRDPAVPDAEPRVIGVDSEDADDVLSALSSETARELLAALNREPAPPAELADRVDTSLQNAQYHLKKLRKAGAVEVVDTAYSEKGREMDVFAPANQPLVICAGDEQETSGLRAALSNLLGGLAVVALASLFVQQAFGNGLAMLFGGPTVRSGSADTGGSDPSFYIENGTIADGGGTETAVGVVDAAAQGGADAAAVLSPGLAFFAGGAFVLAMLAATWYVRR, encoded by the coding sequence ATGTCGTTGCTGCCTTCTCGGGACCCGGCAGTGCCCGACGCAGAACCCCGAGTCATCGGGGTCGATAGCGAGGACGCGGACGACGTGTTGTCGGCGCTCTCCTCGGAGACGGCCCGCGAGTTACTGGCGGCACTCAACCGCGAACCCGCGCCACCGGCGGAACTCGCCGACCGCGTCGACACCTCGCTCCAGAACGCACAGTACCACTTGAAAAAGCTCCGCAAAGCCGGTGCTGTCGAAGTCGTCGACACCGCCTACTCCGAGAAGGGTCGGGAGATGGACGTGTTCGCGCCAGCGAACCAGCCGTTGGTCATCTGTGCCGGTGACGAACAGGAGACCTCCGGTCTGCGGGCGGCGCTGTCGAACCTCCTCGGCGGCCTCGCGGTGGTCGCACTGGCCAGTCTGTTCGTCCAGCAGGCGTTCGGCAACGGTCTCGCGATGCTCTTCGGCGGGCCGACGGTCCGAAGCGGGAGCGCGGACACCGGCGGCTCGGACCCCAGTTTCTACATCGAGAACGGGACGATAGCCGACGGCGGCGGGACGGAGACGGCGGTGGGAGTCGTCGACGCCGCCGCGCAGGGCGGGGCCGACGCCGCCGCGGTGCTCTCGCCCGGCCTCGCTTTCTTCGCTGGCGGCGCGTTCGTCCTGGCGATGCTCGCGGCCACGTGGTACGTCCGCCGGTAA
- a CDS encoding metallophosphoesterase, with protein MLTVISDTHGTDDHRLDGHTLDAVRDADHVVHAGDFITETVLDAVAAEATELTAVYGNNDPPALRERLTDAATLTYDGVRLLVVHGHEHTATALGLLARQEGADVVVVGHSHRPEITDLDGRPLVNPGSYADPRRYRPAHAELTVEGPNLRVRLRSPAGETFEERTIQR; from the coding sequence ATGCTCACCGTCATCTCCGACACGCACGGGACCGACGACCACCGGCTGGATGGGCACACCCTCGACGCGGTCAGGGACGCCGACCACGTGGTCCACGCTGGAGATTTCATCACCGAGACGGTTCTCGACGCTGTCGCCGCCGAAGCGACCGAACTCACCGCCGTCTACGGCAACAACGACCCGCCTGCCCTCCGAGAGCGACTCACCGACGCCGCGACGCTCACCTACGACGGGGTTCGACTACTCGTCGTCCACGGGCACGAACACACGGCGACGGCGCTGGGACTGCTCGCGCGACAGGAGGGCGCGGACGTGGTCGTCGTCGGTCACTCGCACCGGCCGGAAATCACGGACCTCGACGGCCGACCGCTCGTCAATCCGGGGAGTTACGCGGACCCCCGTCGCTACCGACCGGCCCACGCGGAACTCACGGTCGAGGGACCGAATCTGCGCGTCCGACTGCGCTCGCCAGCGGGTGAGACCTTCGAGGAGAGAACGATACAGCGATAG
- a CDS encoding cation diffusion facilitator family transporter: MAGSKSVVMAALVANGAIAVLKFFGFLLTGSAAMLSETYHSISDTGNQVFLLIGIRFSGRDADRQHPFGYGKAQFFYSFLVSVFLFGIAGWESLKHGYSQLTAGGHGSEAAGGAVEFLFISFTPPAWLDPLWVNYTVLLGAFAFETWALVKARAEMQRQMDRNDWGSYREAFRKTSDVTTLTALTEDTIALAGIVIALVGLFLEQQTGNPFFDQISAVLIGIMLMGFALALAWENKRLLLGESLPADEGQRLRDIIRADDNVTEIVDFRTVYFGPNEVIVSADVAFDTGLDTTEIDDIITAIESRLKDANGDIRTVYIEPETLSS, translated from the coding sequence ATGGCAGGCAGTAAATCAGTCGTCATGGCCGCCCTCGTCGCCAACGGCGCCATCGCGGTGCTGAAGTTCTTCGGGTTCCTGCTGACCGGGAGCGCCGCGATGCTGTCGGAGACGTACCACAGCATCTCCGACACCGGCAATCAGGTGTTCCTCCTCATCGGCATCCGGTTTTCCGGCCGCGACGCCGACCGGCAGCACCCCTTCGGCTACGGGAAGGCGCAGTTCTTCTACAGTTTCCTCGTCTCGGTGTTCCTGTTCGGCATCGCCGGATGGGAGAGTCTGAAACACGGCTACTCGCAACTCACCGCGGGCGGGCACGGCAGCGAGGCCGCGGGCGGTGCGGTGGAGTTCCTGTTCATCAGTTTCACGCCCCCGGCGTGGCTCGACCCGCTGTGGGTCAACTACACCGTCCTGCTGGGCGCGTTCGCCTTCGAGACGTGGGCGCTCGTGAAAGCCCGCGCGGAGATGCAACGACAGATGGACCGCAACGACTGGGGGAGCTATCGGGAGGCGTTCCGCAAGACCAGCGACGTGACGACGCTCACGGCGCTGACCGAGGACACCATCGCGCTGGCCGGTATCGTCATCGCCTTGGTCGGCCTCTTTCTCGAACAGCAGACCGGCAACCCCTTTTTCGACCAGATTTCCGCCGTCCTCATCGGTATCATGCTGATGGGCTTCGCCTTGGCGCTGGCGTGGGAGAACAAGCGTCTCTTGCTGGGCGAGAGCCTGCCGGCCGACGAGGGCCAGCGACTCCGTGACATCATCCGCGCCGACGACAACGTCACCGAAATCGTCGACTTCCGGACCGTCTACTTCGGTCCCAACGAGGTCATCGTCTCTGCCGACGTGGCCTTCGATACGGGCTTAGACACCACCGAGATAGACGATATCATCACCGCCATCGAGTCGCGGCTGAAGGACGCGAACGGCGACATCCGCACTGTCTACATCGAACCCGAGACGCTCTCCTCGTAG
- a CDS encoding ATP-dependent DNA helicase: MATTDDGYLRFFPYDEPYDHQREAMATIYEALDEGRDVLFEGACGTGKTLASLVPALEHARETNKTVVITTNVHQQMRQFVEDARAITDHERLRAVVFRGKGSMCHIDVDYEECQALRDTTRELVDVETDIAELEQREGELLEAGQSGSSEAMEARNAVVDELRTLQEDLEDLETERSTCDHYYRNLTVDTTDFYAWLYDDVRTPDDVYEYAGDRGMCGYELLKEGMDGVDLVVCNYHHLLDPTIREQFFRWLGRDPEDVVAVFDEAHNVESAARDHARRTLTENTLDQALDELETSEDARAESAANVLETFRDALVETYEDSFGFGDREAVDDHWEDVTVANDDRKDDLTLAFFQHYTGPGFHEEVDRALDLGRELDAAYEEQFKEGELDTRKECQTLQAAAFLSSWLAESDEAGQYPVVSVRRDESTDEVYGRAELYTCIPEQVTSDLFEDLHAAILMSATVRPFDVTEDVVGLDDPVTMAYGNQFSEDRRRTYAVDGPALFSSARDDPETQRTIARTLEDVIRFTPGNTLVFCPSYSEAKRYHDMVAVSGTRYLDEPGKQARDLREAFTDDDGGVLFTSLWGTLGEGVSYDGDDARSVVVLGVPYPHLDDRMEAVQDAYATAFGDEDDDEAGWRYAVEIPTVRKTRQALGRVVRSPDDFGARILLDQRYTERAEMEMRDYAVRGSFPPEERREMVDIGPEKLKFALLNFYQDMDAYDGPPPKP, translated from the coding sequence GTGGCGACGACCGACGACGGCTACCTCCGCTTTTTCCCGTACGACGAGCCGTACGACCACCAGCGCGAGGCGATGGCGACCATCTACGAGGCCCTAGACGAGGGCCGAGACGTGCTGTTCGAGGGGGCCTGCGGGACCGGCAAGACGCTGGCCTCGCTCGTCCCGGCGCTGGAACACGCCCGCGAGACGAACAAGACGGTGGTCATCACCACCAACGTCCATCAGCAGATGCGCCAGTTCGTCGAGGACGCCCGCGCTATCACCGACCACGAGCGCCTCCGCGCAGTCGTCTTCCGCGGGAAGGGGTCGATGTGTCACATCGACGTGGACTACGAGGAGTGTCAGGCCCTGCGGGATACGACCCGCGAACTGGTCGACGTGGAGACGGACATCGCCGAGTTGGAACAGCGCGAGGGGGAACTGCTCGAAGCGGGCCAGTCGGGCAGCAGCGAGGCGATGGAGGCCCGCAACGCCGTCGTCGACGAACTGCGGACCTTACAGGAGGACTTGGAAGACCTGGAGACCGAGCGGTCGACCTGCGACCACTACTACCGGAACCTGACCGTCGACACCACCGACTTCTACGCGTGGCTGTACGACGACGTGCGCACGCCCGACGACGTGTACGAGTACGCGGGCGACCGGGGGATGTGCGGCTACGAACTGCTCAAAGAGGGGATGGACGGCGTCGATTTGGTCGTCTGCAACTACCACCACTTACTCGACCCGACCATCCGCGAGCAGTTCTTCCGATGGCTGGGGCGGGACCCCGAGGACGTGGTCGCCGTCTTCGACGAGGCCCACAACGTCGAGTCGGCGGCCCGCGACCACGCCCGCCGCACGCTCACCGAGAACACGCTGGACCAAGCGTTAGACGAGTTGGAGACGAGCGAGGACGCCCGTGCGGAGTCGGCCGCGAACGTCCTCGAAACGTTCCGGGACGCCCTCGTGGAGACGTACGAGGACTCGTTCGGGTTCGGTGACCGAGAGGCCGTCGACGACCACTGGGAGGACGTGACCGTCGCCAACGACGACCGGAAAGACGACCTGACGCTCGCGTTCTTCCAGCACTACACCGGCCCAGGTTTCCACGAGGAAGTCGACCGAGCGCTGGACCTCGGCCGTGAACTGGACGCCGCCTACGAAGAGCAGTTCAAAGAGGGGGAACTCGACACCCGCAAGGAGTGTCAGACCCTGCAGGCGGCGGCGTTCCTCTCGTCGTGGCTCGCGGAATCCGACGAGGCCGGGCAGTACCCCGTGGTGAGCGTCCGCCGCGACGAGAGCACCGACGAGGTGTACGGCCGCGCGGAACTGTACACCTGCATCCCCGAGCAAGTGACCAGCGACCTGTTCGAAGACCTGCACGCGGCCATCCTGATGAGCGCGACCGTCCGCCCGTTCGACGTGACCGAAGACGTGGTGGGACTGGACGACCCCGTGACGATGGCCTACGGCAACCAGTTCTCGGAGGACCGGCGGCGGACCTACGCCGTCGACGGCCCCGCGCTCTTTTCCAGCGCCCGGGACGACCCCGAGACACAGCGGACCATCGCTCGCACCTTGGAGGACGTCATCCGCTTCACGCCGGGCAACACCCTCGTCTTCTGCCCTTCCTACAGCGAGGCGAAGCGCTACCACGACATGGTGGCGGTCAGCGGGACGCGCTATCTGGACGAACCCGGCAAGCAGGCCCGTGACCTCCGCGAGGCATTCACCGACGACGACGGCGGCGTCCTCTTCACGTCGCTGTGGGGCACGCTGGGCGAGGGGGTCAGCTACGACGGCGACGACGCCCGGTCCGTCGTCGTCCTCGGTGTCCCGTATCCCCATCTGGACGACCGGATGGAGGCCGTACAGGACGCTTACGCCACGGCCTTCGGCGACGAGGACGACGACGAGGCGGGGTGGCGCTACGCCGTCGAGATTCCGACCGTTCGGAAGACCAGACAGGCGCTGGGCCGAGTCGTCCGCTCGCCCGACGATTTCGGTGCGCGCATCCTGCTGGACCAGCGCTACACCGAACGCGCCGAGATGGAGATGCGCGACTACGCTGTCCGTGGCTCGTTCCCACCGGAGGAACGCCGCGAGATGGTCGACATCGGCCCGGAGAAACTGAAGTTCGCGCTGTTGAACTTCTATCAGGACATGGACGCCTACGACGGACCGCCGCCGAAGCCCTGA
- the serB gene encoding phosphoserine phosphatase SerB — MLVAFDFDGTLSDSEMTVLLGNQNGTAEDMADITEQAMNDEIEYAESLRQRCALLEDLPDEQAQAAFDEVELRPGAADVIAALRAAGVHVIILTGGFERGVEAALEAEGVEVDAIVANRLPVADGKLTGAVEGPLIEGTKDDALEVATAILGEDRADTVAVGDGANDLPMLEVAGLAVGFEPKPAVEPACDTTVSTMAELSDLFEEKGIL; from the coding sequence ATGCTAGTCGCGTTCGACTTCGACGGGACCCTTTCGGACTCCGAGATGACCGTCCTGCTGGGCAATCAGAACGGTACCGCCGAGGACATGGCCGACATCACGGAGCAAGCAATGAACGACGAAATCGAGTACGCCGAGAGCCTCCGCCAGCGCTGTGCGCTCTTGGAGGACCTGCCCGACGAACAGGCCCAAGCCGCTTTCGACGAGGTGGAACTACGCCCCGGCGCGGCCGACGTCATCGCCGCCCTGCGAGCGGCGGGCGTTCACGTCATCATCCTCACCGGCGGGTTCGAACGCGGCGTCGAGGCCGCACTCGAAGCCGAGGGGGTCGAAGTCGACGCCATCGTCGCCAACCGCCTGCCCGTCGCCGACGGGAAACTCACCGGCGCGGTCGAAGGGCCGCTCATCGAAGGGACGAAAGACGACGCCCTGGAGGTGGCGACGGCCATCCTCGGCGAGGACCGCGCCGACACCGTCGCCGTCGGCGACGGCGCGAACGACCTGCCGATGCTGGAAGTCGCGGGACTGGCCGTCGGGTTCGAACCGAAACCGGCCGTCGAACCCGCCTGCGATACGACGGTGTCGACGATGGCCGAACTGTCCGACCTGTTCGAGGAGAAGGGGATTCTCTAG
- a CDS encoding DUF7521 family protein — MDTTLLTMLAVLTSAVVLVLGGVITHLAYRAARRNGSRVMRHFAAGFGLVTLGLLLGGGVHQLLGWSFLGGVLLQRSVTALGFGLLVYSLYGHGDTETARA; from the coding sequence ATGGACACGACACTCCTGACGATGCTCGCGGTACTCACGAGCGCCGTGGTCCTCGTCCTCGGCGGCGTGATTACCCACCTCGCCTACCGGGCGGCCCGCCGAAACGGGTCCCGGGTGATGCGCCACTTCGCCGCCGGGTTCGGTCTCGTGACGCTCGGCCTCCTGTTGGGTGGCGGCGTCCACCAACTGCTCGGGTGGAGTTTCCTCGGCGGCGTCCTCCTCCAGCGGTCGGTGACGGCGCTCGGATTCGGCCTGCTCGTCTACTCGCTGTACGGGCACGGGGACACGGAGACGGCGCGGGCCTAG